ACCGGATCGGGCACGATGCGGGCATCGATGCTAAAAACGGCGCGGACGGTCTGCTCGGTCATGACGCGCTCGGGCAGGCCTTGGGCGTAAATTTGCCCGTCGCGCACGGCCACCAGGTAGTCGCTGTAGCGGGCTGCCTGGTTGATGTCGTGCAGCACCATAACCACCGTCCGCTGCTGCTGGACGTTGAGCTCGGCCAGCAGGTCCAACACCTCCATTTGATGGGCCAGATCCAAAAAGGTTGTGGGCTCATCCAACAGCAGGATTTCGGTGTCCTGCGCCAGCACCATGGCTACCCAGGCGCGCTGGCGCTGCCCGCCCGAGAGCTGCTCCAGCGGACGATGGGCGAATTCCTGCATGCCGGCCAGCTCGAGCGCCCAAGCCACCATGCGCTCGTCCTGGGACGACCACTGCTGCAACCAGCTCTGGTAAGGGTAGCGCCCCTGGGCGACCAAATCCCGCACGGTCAGCCCCTCCGGGGCAATAGGGCTCTGGGGCAAAATGCCCAAGCGCTTGGCGACTGCCTGGGTGGAGCGCCGAAAAATATCGCCCCCATCCAGATAAACCGTGCCGCCATGCGGCTTGAGCAAGCGGGCCAGCCCCTTGAGCAGGGTGGATTTGCCGCAGCCGTTGGGCCCCACCAGGACCGTGATGCGCTCGCTGGGCACCGCTAGTGCCAAATCGCGAATGACGGGCGAGCGGCCGTAGCCTAGGGTCAGGTTTTGCGTCTCGAGCCGGTTCATGGTCTTGCGGCGCCCGATGGGTTGGGGAGACTGCAGGATGGCTTGCCTTGGGGGGCAATTGACGCGCTGCGCCGCCTATAGTGGAACCGACCTTACTACGACAGGGTCAAAGCGAACAAGCCTGGCGCCCGTCGCCGAATGTACCCCTCAGTCGGGACTCAGTTGCAGTTATTGGGGACGGTGCCAGCTTGCGTGTAAGATGATTTTAGTCGCTACCCCAAACAGCTGCCATGAAAGGAACCCCAATTTCGCTAGCCGCTTCGCTGATCTACAGCACGGCGCCACTGATTGCACCAGTGAGCGCCGTTGCCGTGATCGCAACAGTCACAACTTCCCAGCCTAGCCTAGCCCAAGCAAGCGAGGGGTCTGCCCGAGCAGCCCTGCAAATGGGTTTCGAAAACTATAAAAAAGGAAACTACCAAGCCGCAATTGAAGACTTCAACCGCGCCATCGAGCGCGATGGCGAGCTAACGCGGGCGTATTACTTTCGCGGCGTGAGCTACCTGCAGTTAGGCAAGCCCCAAAAAGCGCTCGAGAGCTACAACCAGACCATCGAGCGCGATGAGGACAATGCCAGCGCCTACCACGACCGCGGCGTCGCTCACGCGCAGCTGCAAAATTGGGACAAAGCGCTCAAAGACTACAACCAATCGCTCGAGCTCAAACCCAACCAACCCAATGTCTATCTCAACCGCGGCATTGTCAAAACGCGCCAGGACCAGCTCGAGGCCGCGATTGAGGACTATACCCAAGCCATCGAGCTCGACAGCGAGCTAGCCGGTGCCTACGCCAACCGCGGCGTCAACCACGCCGCCCTCGGCAACCGGCAAAAAGCCCTCGACGACTTTGAAAAAGCTGCCAAGCTCTTTCAGGAACAAGGCAACCAGGAGCGCTACCAGGCCGTTCAAGAGCGGATGCAGAAGCTCAAGCAGCAGGCCGCCGGCACCAACTTCCAACTTGAGAAAGCGGATGAAGGGGATGGCAGTGGCGATGCTGCCACCGACTCAGGCGATGGCACAGCTGCCGAAGGCGAAGACGAGGAAGCTGAGGCCGATACTGACGCTGCTGCGGATGCCGAAGCAGGCGAAGCCGACAACGAGCAATAGCCTCTCCTAGCCGCCCTAATAAGCTTCGCTGCCATGGCGCTGCCCTTCGGGGCAGCGCTTTTTTTGCGAGCGGCTACTTGCGGCGTCCTGTGAACTTTCATTAAAGCCGATCTCAACAAGCTGGCCGTAAGATAAGCTTGCTCGGCAAGTTGTTGCGCTATATTTTCAACTAGCTAGGAGGTGAACGGCATGGCAGCGAGTACGGCCAGCGCGCTCTCGCCCGCGCAAGATCCCGATCGAGCCCCCTGGTGGGCGGGCAACGCGCGCTTGATCCATCACTCAGGCAGGCTGCTGGGCGCGCACGTGGCTCACGCCGGGCTGATCGTCTTTTGGGCCGGGGCCATGACGCTGTTTGAGCTCTCGCAGTTCGACCCGGCTCAGCCCATGTACGAGCAGGGCCTGATCCTGCTGCCACACCTGGCTGCCCAGGGGTGGGGCATTGAAGCTGGCGGCGAGATCGGCAGCACCTACCCCTATTTCGCCATTGGCACGCTGCATCTGATCTCGTCCGCCTTTTTGGGCGCTGGCGGCGTTTACCACGCCCTGTACGGTCCGGCCGAGCTGGAGCGGCGCTTTCCCTTTTTTGGCTACAGCTGGTCCGATGGCAACAAAATGACCACCATCTTGGGCATCCATCTCATCTTGCTGGGGATAGGGGCCTTTCTACTGGTTGCCAAAGCGATGGCCTTCGGCGGCCTCTACGATCCCAGCGTTAGCGATGTGCGGGTCGTGAGCGACCCCACGCTCAACCCGGCGCCCATTTTCGGGTATTTGGTCGATGCCTCAGGCCGCAACTGGCTCGCGGGCGTTGACAACCTCGAAGATCTGGTCGGCGGGCACGTCTGGATCGGCATCCTGCTGGTATTGGGCGGCGTTTGGCACGTGCTGACGCAGCCTTTTGGTTGGGCCAAGCGCGTGCTGGTCTGGTCCGGCGAGGCCTATTTGGCCTACGGCCTGGGTGGGCTGGCCCTAATGGGCTTTGTCGCGACCTACTTTGTCGCCGTCAATACCACCGCTTATCCGGAGGCGTTCTACGGACCGCCCCTAACGGTCAAATTCAACATCGTTCCTTACTTTGCCCACGCTGACCTCGACTACGTCACGGCCCGCACCTGGCTGGCCAACGCCCATTTCTGGTTGGCGTTCTTCCTGCTGCAAGGCCACATCTGGCATGCCCTGCGGGCCGCCGGGTTTGACTTCCGCCGGGGCCGGCGCACAGCCGAGGCTGCCCAATAGCGGCAACGGAGTGCTATCGCAAGAGATTGCAAGGAGGAGTTATGACAGCAACGGCAACTGCACCGGAGGGCGCGCAGCCCCGAGTGGGCTGGTGGGCCGGTAACGCGCGCCTGACCGATCTCTCGGGCAAGCTGCTGGGCGCGCACGTGGCCCACGCTGGGCTGATCGTGTTGTGGGCTGGCGCCATGACACTGTTCGAGCTCTCGCAGTTCGATGCCAGCCAGCCCATGTACGAGCAGGGCCTGATCCTGCTACCCCATTTGGCTGCCCTAGGGTTTGGCGTTGGCCCCGGCGGCGAGATTGTCGATACCTATCCGCTATTTGCCATCGGCGTCCTGCACCTGGTCGCTTCGGCCGTCCTGGGCGCTGGGGGGCTCTATCACGCCCTGCTTGGCCCTGCCGTCCTGCGCCGCGACGAAACCTTTTTGGGGTTTTTTGGCTATGACTGGCAGGACACCGACCGCATGACCAACATCCTGGGTATCCACCTGGTCATGCTGGGCATTGGGGCTTGGCTGCTGGTGGCCAAAGCCATGCTCTGGGGCGGCCTGTTTGACCCAGCTGCAGGCGAGGTGCGCGCCGTTAGCGACCCCACCCTCAATCCCGCAACCATCTTTGGCTACCTGGTCGGCGCTTGGGGGCCTGAAGGCATGGCCGCGGTTGACAACCTGGAAGATGTGGTGGGCGGCCACATCTGGGTGGGCCTGATCTTGCTTGCCGGGGGTGCTTTCCACATCTTTACCCAGCCGTTTAGCTGGGCGCGGCGCGTGCTGGTCTACTCGGGCGAGGCTTATTTGTCCTACAGCCTGGGGACGCTAGCCTACATGGGCTTTTTCGCCGCTTACTTTGTCACGGTCAACGACACGGTCTACCCCGAGACCTTCTACGGCCCGGCCGGGACGTTCGAGACCGAGGCCGGC
This genomic stretch from Cyanobacteria bacterium QS_8_64_29 harbors:
- a CDS encoding cobalamin/Fe(3+)-siderophore ABC transporter ATP-binding protein, whose translation is MNRLETQNLTLGYGRSPVIRDLALAVPSERITVLVGPNGCGKSTLLKGLARLLKPHGGTVYLDGGDIFRRSTQAVAKRLGILPQSPIAPEGLTVRDLVAQGRYPYQSWLQQWSSQDERMVAWALELAGMQEFAHRPLEQLSGGQRQRAWVAMVLAQDTEILLLDEPTTFLDLAHQMEVLDLLAELNVQQQRTVVMVLHDINQAARYSDYLVAVRDGQIYAQGLPERVMTEQTVRAVFSIDARIVPDPVAGTPMCVPIGRRAVAARR
- a CDS encoding chlorophyll a/b binding light-harvesting protein; this translates as MAASTASALSPAQDPDRAPWWAGNARLIHHSGRLLGAHVAHAGLIVFWAGAMTLFELSQFDPAQPMYEQGLILLPHLAAQGWGIEAGGEIGSTYPYFAIGTLHLISSAFLGAGGVYHALYGPAELERRFPFFGYSWSDGNKMTTILGIHLILLGIGAFLLVAKAMAFGGLYDPSVSDVRVVSDPTLNPAPIFGYLVDASGRNWLAGVDNLEDLVGGHVWIGILLVLGGVWHVLTQPFGWAKRVLVWSGEAYLAYGLGGLALMGFVATYFVAVNTTAYPEAFYGPPLTVKFNIVPYFAHADLDYVTARTWLANAHFWLAFFLLQGHIWHALRAAGFDFRRGRRTAEAAQ
- a CDS encoding chlorophyll a/b binding light-harvesting protein; the encoded protein is MTATATAPEGAQPRVGWWAGNARLTDLSGKLLGAHVAHAGLIVLWAGAMTLFELSQFDASQPMYEQGLILLPHLAALGFGVGPGGEIVDTYPLFAIGVLHLVASAVLGAGGLYHALLGPAVLRRDETFLGFFGYDWQDTDRMTNILGIHLVMLGIGAWLLVAKAMLWGGLFDPAAGEVRAVSDPTLNPATIFGYLVGAWGPEGMAAVDNLEDVVGGHIWVGLILLAGGAFHIFTQPFSWARRVLVYSGEAYLSYSLGTLAYMGFFAAYFVTVNDTVYPETFYGPAGTFETEAGTVTARGWLATFHFVLALLVLFGHIWHAIRARGRAAGFDFSAGDFIGPDRSQSEGNLATPVNGSDFALFFLKYLPIYRPGLSPLARGLEIGMAHGYFLLGPFARLGPMRDAEVANLVGLLSASGLIVILTVCLSIYGTAASSRTPELPEQRSPAPSVPAALQTSEGWSQFSGAFLVGGVGGATFAYLLLENADLLGAIASGSV